The Amaranthus tricolor cultivar Red isolate AtriRed21 chromosome 2, ASM2621246v1, whole genome shotgun sequence genome contains the following window.
TGCAATGATAGGTTGTCGGGAATCCCCTAAAGTCTTGTATGATCAAATTCtcattagtgtctatgaaaagtcggattaattacgtggttaaacatgatcttgttaatctcaaactctcgctctgttgattaactattagatttagactcTACTAATTCgattctcacacgctagttttattgaaaagaatttaactaaaatttaccctaaaacAAAATCGATCGttatctcacacgctagttctattgactagttcaacaaagcatatttaatttagggttaattggcacaatttaaccactttaatatTAGTTTCATAGAcacattcaaaaatcaaatcatacttaacttataggttcaaaccctaaccctagaaaatggatctactcactaatcatggtaaaagcaataaaaacaaacCCTAGGATAATACTAGACATGACTAAGAATGAAATAAATGACAAATTcaagaaaatcaataattagATACCAAAAACACCACAACTAATTCAAATAACAATAACTGAAGAACAAACTAATTTTATTGAAGAAAGTTTAATGACAATAATCAAAGTTCACTGAAGGAAGATTAAAACTAATACAAGGAATTAAAACTAAAGAAAACTTACAATGCTCAAAGGAAGATTAATGGTGGAATTAATGAGAAACTAAATTAAAGGATGAAATTCAAAGTAAAACTAATGAAAAAGGAGTAATTAAGtctaatgaaaaatgaagaaggagagAAGAAACCCTAATCAATCATTAGGGGGTTATTTATACTAATGAGGCCTGCTAACTCAAAAAACTAATGAAAAACAGCTGAAGAAATGAAACCGGGCTTGGAACACCCAAGCGCCGAGTCGGCTGTACCAAATATGCACCCACCGCCGACTCGGCTTTTTCTTCTGGAAACTTCATGTTTTTGTCAGCCTAAACTGCCGAGTCGGCGGTCCAATTTTTCACCCAAACGCCGAGTCGGCGTTAGCTTCTGGAAAATGTGTCTTTTTTGCTTCATACACCGCCGAGTCGGCAGTTCTCACGTATGCAACACAGCCAAGTCGGCTTTTGCTTCTGAAACCAAAATGCTTTCTAGACTTGATTTCGTTGCTCTTTTACCTCACATGGCTTGATGCTATAGATGGTTTGATTCGATCTTTGAGTCCGGTAAACATGATTAGCCACAAACACGACTCAAAAATGTCAAGATTCACTTACTTACCCACAAATTAACCATGGAGTACCGACATGGAGCAAACACGCCTAAAACGACCCTAAAACACCACTAAACACCCAAAAGGAgtatataaatgataataataattgcaaataattgcacttatcaattGTAATTTTGTAAGAAGTGCTTTTCAGTACTCATAAGGGTTATTGATTTATTGTTGTCTtttgtttccttttttcttttgaagtCATAAGACATATATGCTATAGCTATGCATTTTCATATATTAAACTTCCTGTTAGTATGTCGTATTTTTTGGATTTGGAGGGGAGAgttggtgtgtgtgtgtgtggggggggggaggggggggggggtctTAAATGAGGTCAGATGATACTCTTGGGTGGATCACTGGATCCTTCAGGAGTAGAGCATTTTGACCTCTGTATGTTGGCATATGTTCACTTTGTATTTGTTTTTGTCGTGTTGTGAAGGCATTACTTGAAGAATGGATACCAACTCGTACATTCAGTGATAACAGCATTATGAAGGTAACATagcttttttaacttttaagctaCTGTGAAATTTACTCAGCTGCCAAATTTTTCCTTTCCATTTTGCAACTGTTCTGTATCATTGTAGAATTTTTGTTCTGATCAGCGCAGGAAGCAATAAGAATTTAGAATGCCTACTCTACTTGTTCAGATTGCCTTTTTTGCGATGGgaatttcaaattatattttagttaGTTATTCCATAGGTTCTTAATGGAAAGTTATTATATTATTCTTCTGCAGGATAGGAATAAGTTGACGAAGAATTTGAAGATCATTCAAGACTACCTTTGCTCATTTGAGTCGCAGGTTTAGCCCCTGTATTCTTTgctttctgatttttttttactagaCTACAAAATTTTGGTCTTTCTGAGACTTTTTGAGCTTTATCACTTATGACTTAAgagttgtgagttgtgactGTTGCCTTGTCATTGGAAAAATGGCTTTCCATATAGGATTTTGTTTCAATAATATTCTTCTGTATGGTCTTCTAAGTTCATTAGACATTAATAAGATGCATATTAGAAACTATTTTGTCTTCAACAACGGGGCTATTCCTATTCAAATGCCAAATTCCTTTTTGTTGGCTGTTGAGTCTTGCATGGGTTCAATCAATCTGAATCATTTGAACACCTGCCGTTCAGATGAGTACCGAGAGCATTCATAGTTTACATCTCTGCTCCTTCCTGTGATAGATTTAGTTTTGTACTCCCTCTGTCTCACCAAATTTGCTCCACTTTCCGTTTTTGTCCGTCTCACGAAACTTGCTCCATTTTTGTTTTTGGCCATGatccaacatttttttttctagtcTCATCCACTCATTTAACttacatttttatttcatccacacatttcTCTCACTATCCATTTTTCTAGGTTTTATCAAATGCCTATGGGGCATATTTGGTGGGACAAAGGGAGTATTTGGTAAAAATTGGCCTGTTTTTTATCTGGGCCTTTAATGTTTTTTGGTGTTCAATAATGCAATTAGTTATCCTCAATTTCTTGCTCTCTCCGTTCCTAAGGGATTGCAACAACAAAAATGGGTACaagtattaaaaaattgatatgaACCACTAAATTTTATGAGTAGGATTAAAAGTGAGAAAATAAGAGAAGATGTgtggataagaattaaagaaagtgTTGGGGACACTACTCAAATAAAGGAACGGACTAAAATGGAAAGTGTGACAATTTTATAGGGATAGAGGGAGTAACTACAAATTCTAATTATATGTGAACGAGCGTCGCTCAGCTCTGTATGCACATGTCACTGCTACTGATTCTGCTAATGATCAAATCTGACATTTGTCAACTACAAGTTGATAAATTCacattaaattatgaaaatcatAATACAGTACTCTGTGGGAAGATAAGATGAAAGACACATGGTTATTGTATATGATTGAGTACTTATAGTCTTTGTATTGTTTTACTTTGTTCCACGGTGGTAGTGAATGAGAAAAGGTGTTCTGCATTTCTCTGCTAATCCTGCATACTGAAACATTATTTGTCCGTGCAAAACATAGTAGTCTAGTGGAGGATTGAACTTTTAGAATCCTGGAGTCAATTTATATTTTGCTCGAGTTATACTTGAATAACTCAACATCTTTCACATACTTTTATGCCCTCTGCACACCTATACCTTTGAataaaaaggagaaaaagaaagGAGTTTTACTTATTTTAACTCTAAGAAACCAGTCACTGTTCAGTTGAACATACAAAAACCTCTAGTATTTATATTGTTCCGGAGAGGAACTAACTTCCCTTGAGATGACTCCTTTCGTCTTTGTTTATGATATAAAAAACAGTCACTGTTCAGTTGAACATACAAAAAACTCTAGTGTTCAGGTGAGGAACAAACATCCCTTGAGATGACTCCTTTCCTCTTTATGATATAACTAGCATTCTTGAATTTTCTATGAGGCATTGCATAGCAGTTGCAGCATAAATTGATTTTGAAAGGGGATAGCTTGCTCAATGAAGTTATGACTGCATTTGCAACAATATTCCATTACTCTTATTCTATTATGTGGTTCCCGGATTGGGGGATTGGATGACACAACCTTAACCTTCTAAATTTTAATAACTGAGAGGTTGTTTCTAGTTATGACTTGCATGTGCGTTTTTCGTATTTTCTGAGAGGGTATAGTGAATGGATGTTATACAAAGAATTCTTTTTTACTTGTAAATTGTTAGTGTTATACTATTAGTAGAGAAAGTTTGATAGAGCTCTCCACTGCATCTAAGTTGTATGATTAAATTTGGAGGGCCAGCTGTGTGTTTCTCAAGTGAAATTATGTAGCAGAATATTCAATTCATAAGTGCCTGCAAACCTGCTTCTTTTTCTACTGGGTCTGGTTTGGTTTGTTGGTCCagttattttttgtttgtttttggttGGTTCACTAGGAAATTGATGCAACAATTACCCTGCAATGAAATAGTATCTGAAGATAGCATGACTGATGGCTTGATACAGTTGCTAGTTTCAGGGTAGGGTGTTAAGGAAATGACAGCATTGCCTGGGgggtttatttttaaatttgctcGTTTTGTGATGCATGGAACATTAAGATGATAAAAGCCAAGATTTATTTcttatcctttttattttaaatttgctattttttttttctgttacaGGGTCTAACTGTGGTGAATATATCTGCAACAACATTTCCCCAAACATTGGATTGGCTGCACAGCTATCTTCTTCAGGTATGAGCATCTTACAGTCTAATGATGTTGATTGGTAGTTCTGAGGACAGAAACGCTGCCGGTATTTTTCTTACAATAGCTGCTTGTTTTACCAGTGCATTGAACAAGGGATATCTTCAGTTTCTACCCCCAAGCAACAAGCCAAGAGCTAAAATGGTTTGCACATTTTGGCAGTGTACTTGGTATGTTCTTGCTAAAAGTTATACTTTTTGAGTCCATCCTATTTGCATGTTATGCTTTTGACTTGAGAATATGATTTGACCTACCTTTTTTCTGGTAGAGAAAACTGGGTGCGTCCTCTCGAATACCCTGGTTTTACAGAGATAAAGATAAGGGGACTTTAGTTCTAATCCAGCCGGCCATTACAGAATAAAATGCCCTAAACTCGGCTGAAGAGCATTTCTCATGGCTTAAAAGTCTTAAGCTAAAACTATGCGATGTCCTACAAGTGAAAAAAACTCGATAATCATTTTGAAAAACACAAATCACTCTTGGAGCTAAGGCTGTCTTACAAATATACAAAAAGTTCTGTCTAAAATAACAAGTAGAAGTAACTATTTACAAAGAATTTTTGGCGTTTTCTTGTGGATTTTGATATAATCATTACTGctattaaaatgttattatgaaCTAGAAAATAATATAGTAAATGATGATCATGGTGATTAGCAAGATGAAGGACTGATGATTATATTCCCATCAATATTTAGTACTTGGAAGTTGAAGAGCTCTATGGCTACTGTAAATGGTCATTTGGTGGTGAGAATACATGATAATCTTGTAGGGGTTTTTGTTGCTATTACTTCATTGCTCAGATCAATGACATTGTTTTATGGTGTTCCAAATTGTCTAATATCCTCGGGAATTAAAGCCTGCATCATCTAATTTCTTCCTATTGATTTCGTGCAATCAAATTCATGGCGAAAAATCATCATCTCCAATATTTtcgtcttccttttctttttgacATTCTCGCACTTTTACTATCTTTTTTCATGCTTAATTTCTTGTGGTGCTACTGTGGTTTTGACACCATTAATTATCATGAGCAGATATTGCTGTACAAGATAATAAGTACAATGAGCCCACAGACCAATGGTGTTGGTCTACACTATTGTATTATCATTGAACAGACCGAAGAAATAAGGTTTTATATCCAAGTTATCCTCGTCAATAGATATCCAAGATGAAACAAAACGATTGAAAAGCTACCAAATCTGTAATTATCATAAGACGACCGATTTTATGCTGTAAAACATGCAACTCCGGGAATGTTTGTCCTAATTTTATGATCAAAAAATGTTACTGTTATGCTGACACTATTTACATCGCTTTTGTCTCTGGCCCTGCTACCCTTCTCCCTATCTGTACTGGCAAACGATAATCAGATGTCATGGTTGTATAATTTACAATGCAACTACTACAATTATCCAAGAAATATGATACAAGACACTAAATCTCGTAATCCCAAAGTTGTTCGATTGTTCTGTAAGGGCTAGTAGTTGTATTGATAAGATGATCTCCTCTCATAATTTTTATCTCTACCATCTTTTCGATGTTAACCATATCATTATCATCTAACTTTAGATTAATGGCACCATAATTTTCTCTCATCCTGCCTTCATTGAAGCTCTTTACGATTACACTTACTCCCTTTTGCATTCCCCATCTCAATGCAACCTTCAAAAAAACGCATTCATTTGTGTTAATTAATTGTCGAAGTTCAACCTcggaaaatataagaaaatattttggcgGGTTTACTATAATACCTGAGCAGGAGTTACTTTGTGTTTTTTGGCAATCGATAAAATGATGGGATCTTTGATTACAAAAGTTGATCCCCAGAAATTTCCAGGGCCACCAAGAGGCATATAAGCACTAACATGAATCTTATAATCTTCACAAAATTTTCTCATCTTGTTCTGCCTCCACATTGGGTGCATTTCTACCTGCATCCATTTTCGAATTTCATATTAACCACCAATGTTCATgctcatattttcataattactAGTATTTTTTATTCCTATATTAGAAAAATTGCAAAATTGTGTTTAAAAGAGTATTCAATATGGCTAGATATATTGGGAAAGAAGgaaattacattattatttgcACTGTTCTGAACAAGGTAGTTGTGGATAGTTATAGTTGTACAATTGTAAGCTTATAGCGAATGGATATTTAACCGTCTTACTAACTTTGTGAATTAATTGCccgttaaaaaataattgatttgTTAGCTGTTGAAATATGAtttgttgaaaaaaaattttaagaaaattttcataaactACTATTGATTTGGAACATCACAATCGTAACGTTTTGAAATCTACTATATTACGAACAATTACATTCTtgtaaaattatgttttaagcgCACAAAATCAGTCTACTTAAATTTTACACCAAACATGTCtatatttatttggtataaaatacTGTTTATGCTGAAGTTTTCACGCATATTCAATCGACACGATCTTCAATTTCGTTTTCAATTTTCACTATCGAATTTCTACTCTCTATGTCCGAAGCTGGTAGACAATTAACGTGCAATAAGTTGATACAAGATATACTCATgagaaaaaacataaatataccTGATTAACAGCAGGATATATCGAAGCAAAATCCAAAAGGTATTGAAGTTTTTTGGTTGAGAAGTTGCTAACTCCGATAGCTTTGCAAAGGCCCAACTGAAGGCATTTCTCCATCCCGGCCCAAGTAGCTTTCAAGTCCAAGTCTTCAAAGTCTTCTTCATTTGGAATTGGATAATCTGTCCATTTTTTAAATCTTACGGGCCAGTGAACCAAGTACAAGTCCACATACTCCATTCCTAGATTTCTGTTCATATTTTGCCAAACATTGTCTTAATAAATTGGTCTAATTTTCACAATTACCAAAAACAAAATTCGTTTCACCTAATCTTAGTCCTACATTGGATGAAAATGACaccaaaatttataaatatggtTTTTGTCCAAGAAAAAAACATGGAGTATTAGAAATATTTCTTCTTGCCTAAACATAGGAATAACAACAGTCTTTTTGAATATAAATGAGTTGATATTAGAGTTGAAAATTACATTATTTCGtgtgttatttaaaattttctttaattacGTAAAAAAGTGTTACATAACAAGAAGAATATGAAACATTTAAAAGAACATAGAGTGAAGTTAGGTTCAAAAACAATTGATCAAAAAATATGTACCGGTCAAATCATCAAACAATTCGAAATAGATTATTATAACGGAATAaccataataatttaattaaataaatagtgGGCCAACAAATAAAATTGCCAGTgttaagaaataatttttttatgtaaagaaaatatattttcaaaataaatattttacatggaatagttaaataaaattgATTGTTTTGTACATACTGTAAAGAGTGATGAAGAGCAGAAACAGGATCATGGTGATCACTTGACCAAAGCTTGGAAGTAACAAAAATGTGTTCCCTATCAACTAAACCATCACTAATAGCCTCCCTTACAGCCTTCCCCAAAGCTGGCTCTGATCCATATATTTTTGCTGTGTCAAAATGCCTGTATCCCATCTGCATTTGCATAATcaaagtttttatttattttatgccCCACAAATTATTATACATTATACTTATATCTTACCAACAAAAGATATTTACTACGACGAAAACATTGTTTTAGAAATGTGTCATTTCTACATTTTTCATATTAGGATATTTTATtagaatataataatattttgttgtattttttattttaatatatttgatttagtgaaaatatttttaattgaaaaatgctaatatatatatttttttaatttttatttatctagTTTGATAGAAAACTTGTAAGGTAAATTGAAATGTTGAAAATTAATTTGAGGATTGGAGTAAATTTGATTTTCTTGTAATATTACagaaatttttttgcaaaaatgtGTACTTATATTACAATTTCATTTCGAGAAAAATTAACTAAAGAATTTTCAAAAAGACATTCTTCTAAAAAACAATCGTTTTCCCTAATACCAAACGACATGTTTAGAgggtaaaaaaataataattatgctCATGGTTATTAGCCCACTTTCCCGCAAAAAGTTAATGTCCGGAGAAAAGACAGCTAACAGATTATACTTGTATTTCTTTTAGTGAGAGGGCAGAAAAAATGcatacaataaatttaaagtcGAGTTAAAGAgataaaagagagaaaaagtaatagtgaattaatatatattacctTAATAGCCATATAAATGGCTTTTTGAGTTGTTTCATAATCATATGTACAAGAATAAGTACCAAACCCAAGAAGAGGAACCACATTTCCTGTATTTAATCTTGCTTGATTACTCTTCATGGTGCCTCTTTATCTCTCTCTAAACTTGATTATCTCTTTCTAATTTTCTGCTAATTATACTCTAATCAAGCTTTGAATAAGAAAGAAACTGGTTCATTACATTTCTCTTGAGGTGTCTACCTATTTATACATTTCATAAAAAAGTCAATCATTAAAATATGTATTATTCCATtaaataataaactatattttataatatacaataaaacaaattaataacagTATCCAAAAGACAGTTCagcaaataatttaaattaatgtttttttgtttatgtagTAATTCTTAAAAAGAGGGGGGAGttaattaatgaaaagattATGATGTGATTAGAGATTGTAAAAACAAATCATAGCCATAGGATTTGCCTTGTCTTTTGGGATCTAAACCATTTGATTTCTTTGATTTTAGGAACTTGCTATGATGTGGTCTCCCAATACCCAAATTAAAAACAACATTTGCTAGTTGAATTATCCTTGAACatgcaaaatatttttcttagcACTATAGATTATGTCTTGTACTCACTCTAATCTTATGATCTTTCTttgaaatatcaattttttgatCTTGGAAAATGAATCTTTTGATTTAGCTAGCTAGTTAGTTACTATTTCATGATTTGATTAGCTAATAGTATAATGTTTTGGTTAGATATTGAGTTATTGTACAAAGCTAAGTATCTATTACGTAATATTAGTGAGATAACAAGGACGAATAAATAGGTCAAAATAGATTATGTTATTATGAAATCTGATCGAAAGAATAAGTTTAATTAGTGTTTTGAACgagtcaaaaaaaataaaacaatagaTGTATCGAAATTTTCCTCAAACAAGTACACTACTAAGGAATAAGTTAGTGCTTGAACGAGTAAGTTATGTAATTGTTTGAGCACATGTGTTTCCTGAAAGCCAAAGAGagtttttgttttcaaaattcTAACTTTTAAAGGAATTACAAAAAGTTAAATGTAATTAAAAGAATGTGAATTGCCTTAACAAAAAACTATAAACGACGGACGATGAAGGGACAACCACCCACAAAAAGAATGAGACTAACGAAAATTGAAATAACACGTTGATCAGTtacacattaaaaaaataatatgataaaaattcGATTCGATGATCTGAATATTCACCTTATAACGAACCTACCATGCTCTAGTGTATTTTTCATTAATACGCTAAAATCTATAGATGATATATAACATTTAAGACgactttatcatcaattaaactaACTCACATCTAAAGAATTATCTTCATTGCAATCAAATCAACTTTGATTTGTGTAGTTTTTAGGTAAAGAGTAGGTTGTGAGATTAGCTAAATCAGCACTAATTGCCAGCAATTTACGATGAGAATCCACAAATCACAAGTATAGTGTGATTATGAGTACAAATTTATGAGATggattttctctctcctctgacTTTAAGAACCGCCCACGGCTTCAAAAGTCAAAATAACGTCACTTAAATAAGTTGATTAGTGATATCAATCAACAACGTTAATTACAATTAGCTGATGCTTAATTCTCTTCTTAAGCTTCCAGCTTCAATGTGTTGGCCATTCGCATCTCCAAACCGACCAATTGACTGAGTATAGTCATATCATATGTGACCATTACCATTATGTAACTCGTATTTATGGGAGgttctgagcatgttcaacatgtttgaTCGTACAGGATTCCGAAAAATTAGGGACTTCAATGTTAAATTACATAGTATATTTAAGTGTTTAAAtatataaagttgttaaa
Protein-coding sequences here:
- the LOC130806919 gene encoding NADPH-dependent aldo-keto reductase, chloroplastic — protein: MKSNQARLNTGNVVPLLGFGTYSCTYDYETTQKAIYMAIKMGYRHFDTAKIYGSEPALGKAVREAISDGLVDREHIFVTSKLWSSDHHDPVSALHHSLQNLGMEYVDLYLVHWPVRFKKWTDYPIPNEEDFEDLDLKATWAGMEKCLQLGLCKAIGVSNFSTKKLQYLLDFASIYPAVNQVEMHPMWRQNKMRKFCEDYKIHVSAYMPLGGPGNFWGSTFVIKDPIILSIAKKHKVTPAQVALRWGMQKGVSVIVKSFNEGRMRENYGAINLKLDDNDMVNIEKMVEIKIMRGDHLINTTTSPYRTIEQLWDYEI